In Arvicanthis niloticus isolate mArvNil1 chromosome 16, mArvNil1.pat.X, whole genome shotgun sequence, the sequence AATAGGTGACAAAGCAAACATTTGTTGATAGCAATCATAAAGACAGTTATTTAAAAACAACTCACTGATAAACACATGTCATGTGTATTAGATCGGGGAGCTGTCATGTGCTGTGAAGGGCCCTCCAGTCCAgactccagcactgtgtctgggGACAGGTTGCTCCCTGACTCTgtaaggaggagaaggaagaagaataaaagagagaAGTAAAACCATTGTATCCTCGAGAACAAACTGTGGCTGAGTGCTTGATACTGCAGGATGGAGAGCACCTTCAACCGCTTCAGAGTCGTACTCAATGACTGCAGATCCCCAAAGTGAgtaaaagtaggaaaaaaaaaaaaaaaaaaaaaaccagcagctTAAATATCAGAAAGAGACAACTCATCATAACCAAATCATAACAAGTCATCATAACCAAAATGGACTCCCTGACCTCCTGCAGAAAAGTGTGGCTCTAAACAGTGCAACCTAATTCTGCCTGGTTTTGAGTGACAGGCGATTGAACAGACTGGGTTCTGTCCCCTGTTCTGCTCTTGCAGTGGCCGATGCTGCACAGCTTTGACTGGTCTTCCCTGTCACAGGATCCTCTATGCAAAAACTTACTGCAGTGAGAGATTTCCGATAGGTGGCTCTGGTTTGTACACtatgtttgttggttggtttggcttttttgtttgtttgtttgtttgtttttgtgtttgaatGGAACCAGGCTCTCCTGCATACCTGGAAAGGCCTTCAGAGCCATAGCCAGCCTGTCTAGACTCTGACACCACTGTGATAATCACTGTTATGAATGAATTTCTGTCAGActgagtggaatagctgggtttCAGAATAATGTAGTTCCTTCAGCTCTAGAATGATCTTCCAAAGTGTTCTCTATTTTTACTACAATAGGAGAGTTCTCATTGGTACAGATATTCAGTAAATTGGTAgaattctgtattcattcttgattttttaaaaaacacgcgtgcgtgcacgcgcgcgcacacacacagacacacacacagacacacacacacagagacacacacagacacacacacacagagacacacacacacagacacacacagacacacacacacacagacacacacacagacacacagacacacacacagacacacagacacacacacagacacacacacagacacacacacagacacacagacacagacacacacacacagacagacacacacacacagacacacagacacacacagacacacacacacagacacacacacagacacagacacacacacacacagacacacagacacacacagacacacacagacacacacagacacacacagacacacacacacacacacacacagacacacacacagacacacagacacacacacagacacacagacacacagacacacagacacacacacagacacacacacagacacacacacagacacacagacacagacacacacacacagacagacacacacacacagacacacagacacacacagacacacacacacagacacacacacagacacacacagatacacacacacacagacacacagacacacacacacacacacacacacacacacacacacacacacacacacacacacacacacacagaaagcataACATCATTGGTAGATACTCCATTTGTTCCTAACAAAAGCAATAGATTTAGAAACGGGAGTCACCTAAGCACagttataaacaataaataaggGAAGCTACATTGGAAGTCAGAAAGTAACCATTTGCAGTGAGTGATATAAGCAACAGTTAAGCAGGCCTGTGAATGAAAGACCCCGCTTCCATAGCAGCCAGAATGACAAAGGGCTCGGGGATTTACCGGACAggctacacacaggcacatacatctacataaaaataaaataaatcttttcttttttttaaagaagaaatccaCATTGTAGTGTGTTGTCATGCAGGTGCTTCCTGTCTAATCGTGCTTGCTAATGTCAGAAGAGAGAGCCCCGTCTAGCCTGCAGGAGGCCTTaggtccatccccagcactggaacAAGCAAATAGTCAAATTAGCTATAAATGTCTCTCAATTGCCACCCAACTCAGAGCAGTGATAAGGTATAATTGCAGAGGCAAGCTAAGTATCAGAGTAAACAAGCCGACCTCCAGGATCTCCAGAACTAACTCTAGCTGCCCCCTGGGAGGGAACCCTGGGTAGGAGAGACTTTTCACTGgacttcttaaaatataaaattggggGTATGTGAACATGGAAGAGTGAAAATTTCATACGGTTCCATCCCTAGACATAGAGCTACACATGACCAATCTCGGTTGAGAGAGGGAGAGTTAGCCTTTGCCAGGTATGAGCCGCTTTCCTAGATGAGCACGGCAGAGTGGTCGGCCTTCAGACCACATAcgcacaaacaacaaaagcagggccaacatttacatttatttgtgagtgtgagtgtgagtgtgtgtgtgtatgtgtgagagtgtgtgagagtatgtgtgagagtgtgtgcaaCAAATAATCTAAGAGAAAAGAGGCCATCAGCCTGAAAGTGATGGGAAAGTGATGGTAGCtgtgaagggagagaggaagagaagggaaaaagaaaacacatgacaGATGTTGATGCAGATGTGGACAAAAAGGAGCCGTAACCACTGCTGGTGAGAACATGAACCAGAGCAGTATGAAGCTCAATATGGAGAAGGAAGATTCCCACATGACTCTGTTGGACCCTACCTGGGCATTTGCTCAAAGGACTCCAAGTTGGCTtgtcacagagacacttgctccaCTGTGTTTACTGTGactctgttcacagcagcagagCCAGCAGACAACCCAAATGTCTCACACAGAGGAACAGAAATGGAAAAAGTGGTGTGTACACACAACAGCTTTCTGCTGGCTTGAAGGATGAAGCCATGGTGTTTGCAGGAAAGTGAACACACCTGGAAGTAATCATCATGAAGGAGTTAAGGGAATCTCAGAAACAGTTCTTGTGTATTTCCTGTTACTTTTGGCTCTCAGATTGTATGTGGGTACAGAAGTTGATATTTATATATCATGAGAGTAGAACTGTCTGGGGTTATTAATCAGACCagtgaggaggggaagaagagaaaggagaaagggggggggcacAAGAGGAATGTGTTCAGTATGTAGTATATGCATGCTCAAAAGCTTCAAAACATTAAAAGATGGGTCAGTGAGGTACGTTACAGGGTAATGGTGCTTGATAccagccctggtaaccaggctTCAGTTCCTAGGACTAacatggtgagaggagagaaccaacttgtttgtttgtttgttttgagacagggtttctctgtgtagccttggctgttctgggactcactctgtagaccaggctggtcttgaactcacagagatccacttgcttctgcctcccaagtgccgagattaaaggcatgcgccaccacagccccaCAGGAATCAACTCTTGAAAGTTATTCTTTGATATTCACATACATACTGTAACCtgtgcctctacctcccccaataaataaataaaaacaacaaaagattaaaaaatatatcaattaaGAACACAGTTtggggaaaaaatataaaattggtaACTGGGTGTAATGGTCTGAACCTGTACCCACTGTGGAGGCTGAGGGGGACTCACTTCAATTCAGGAGTCGGAGGCCAGCCAATGAAACCCCATCTCTTGAAACAGAATTGGACTGCACATAGCTTAGTGGCACAGCACGTGCTGAGTAtccccaaggccctgggttcaatctcagcATTatgcaaacacaaaacaaaaaaccaactcaCAAAACATATCTTCACACACCCGTCCATGAAACTCCACATTGAAAACCCAATTAAACAACACCCCCTGCACCAAATctgtaaagatatttttttttaaaaaattaaaagttttacaCTTTAAAAACACAGGTGCAAATAATAGTTGTTAGTAAAATCTGCATGATGAGAAAACCATCCCCTGTTATTTGCAAGAGAGACAGAGGTCAAGTGAGCAGGCAGGGGCAAAGGAAGATCCTGCCTCTTCCTACACACCCTCTCACAGGTTTGAATGTTGTTGTTgaattctaattatttttaagagagtaaaaaaaaaaaaaaaaaagtcaagttacCCTTTAGAAAGTTGACCACTCAAATAAGTTAACAGTGCAAGCATTtcttgagcacctactgtgtaccAAGAGACTTGCCAGGAATTCTGGGAACATTGTGATTAAATGGCTAATTTCTGGTGTCTGTTTTCCCAGAGGGAAACTTGAATCACTTTGAGGAGATTCACATTTCCCAGAGGAGACTTAATGTCACACTGAGGAGGGTCTGAGATCTGCAGAGCTTGCGAGTGTGCTACAGCAAGGTTTGAATTCAAACCTGCAGGAAGGAGGAGCCGCCAATGGCCTGAAATGCCATCTGTATTGCTGCCTGtacctcctctttctcctagAAAGTCTAGGAAGCTgagattctctggaagaacatGGAGTCCACCAAGGCATGGTCTCGAAGTCCCTCTGCACTGCTCACCAGAAGCCACAGAGCCTCCGGTAAGGATTGGGAGCTCCATGTGTGGCACCTTGGCTGGCCTTGATGTACTTGCTAAGCAAACACTAAATGTCTGCCCTGCCTAGTGAGGGTACCCTAGATACCAGGAGCTAGCCTGGAAAGACTGTCCTGGACTTTAGCTTCCCTGAACCTGATCAGAGGCCCTTGGGTCTGATCCTATTCCTGATGTTAGCCATATACATTATTCTGGAAGTCCCAAGGTGACTTCTGTTCTCATTGCAGTGTTTGCCCCAGCAGCCCAACCTCTGTTTGGGGCCAGAGAGTGGCAACGAATACTAGGCCTCTCTCTTACCTTAGCCCTCAATCCCTGCATGATTGGGCCAAACCTACCCCTGGGACTTTAGCACTGGCTAAGAAAGGCATCGTGTCAGGAGCTGCAGGCTTCATTCCAGGAGTTCCCTTTCCTGGTTTGGGGGCTGCTTTCCAATCTCAAGCCTGACCTGGGTCAGACCCAGGCCGgagcagtggggaggggctgcTCTTCTACATAACAAAGCGTGGCCCTGCTGGAGAGCCAGGGAACACACCAACTGACCTTACAATCCACTGCGGTTTTTTCTTTTATCCCCTGACTAAGATTGTCAGAATCTGCAAATAAAACCTCTAGATACCGGTGTAATGTAAATCCCAGGCAAACAATGACTGACATATTAGTGTAATCATGTCCCAAATTCCGTACAGGTTTTATTTAGCAGCCCTGCCTCTGGCAGGTTGCTCAATTTTATTTCTCCTGTATATTTCTTCAGCTCACAAATCCACAAATCCACACTCGGGTATCCCAGCTGTGTCTTAGAGAAGGCTTAGTATACTCCGGTGTATAGCCACAcaccctgtccccaccccagACACAGACATTGCAATGAGTCCATCTGGCTCTCTTCAAGAACCTGGGCAGGACTTGGCAGAAAATAATTGGAGATGTGGAAAGCCCTACGTGGGCACCGATCTTAATTCTGTTACCCCTTGTCTGAGCCTCTGCACTCTGGCTCAGAGATTGGGATGGGGTAGGTTTTCAACTCTAATTcccatacagaaagagaaaggatgggTTCCTTATTGGCCAGTCCCAGGCTTTGTAATCAAGGAAGGTCCCCCACGAAGTGGAGCAGCTTGACTCTTGTCAGCCCTAGAAAAGTCTTTTGGATACCTGGCCAGGGGTGCTGGGCAGCAAGCCAGTTGGAGAGCCCAGGTGTTGATTGATATCTGGTTCTTTCCAGGGTTTGCAAGCAGCAGTGAACAAGACTACAGGTGCACATTCCAGACACTGGGAACAGGCATCCAGCAGAGAATGAGACCTCGACATCTTCTCCAGGACCCGCCTCCCAATCCATCCTGGGATTGAATTTAGGGCTTCATGTGTGCAGGCctggtgctctaccactgagctattacCACCTCCGCCCTGAATGTCCTAATTGGTCAGACACCCTTAAGTCAATGGTGAAGTATATGGCTAACAGACAGTGGTGACCAGATGTTCTCAGTCCAGACAGGCCTTTGTGTTCTTTCTAGACAGCCCCTCCTTAGGGCTCAGGGGCTTGTTTCATGCTGAGCTCCCAGGAGGTCCCAGGGGTGtgacctctctccttcctccctgccccctacCCCAGGACCAGCTATAAAGCTGCTCTGTACCAACCCTCCGAAGACTCAAGACCCTTTCGGGACACCTCAGGGACACACACATCCACAGCTCCTCTTCCTGGGCAGCGCCATGCTGTTCCCGTGGGCATTCTGGGTACTGTCCCTGGTTAGCCCTGTGGACGCCCTGACGGGAGAGCAAGTCCTGGGCAGCCTACTGCAACAGCTGCAGCTTGATCAACCACCAGTCTTGGACAAGGCTGATGTGGAAGGGATGGTCATCCCCTCCCATGTGAGGGCCCAGTATGTGGCCCTGCTACAGCACAGCCATGCCAGCCGCTCCCGAGGCAAGAGGTTCAGCCAGAACTTTCAAGGTGAGCCCTCCCTTGTTGTCTTTGGACTCCAAGAAAGGCAGACTGATCATGTGGTGTGAATGGCCCTCTGCTTTGTGGGGCTCAGAGTCAAAGTCATAGGGGACACAGTCTGAGGCAGTTGTTAGAGGGAACAGGTCTGGGAGGGTGTCTGGGTCTGGGCACTGGGCACTGAAGGACCCTCAGGATAGGAAAAGGGGGGTTGTGCTTTCTATTAAATTAAggagcagagaagagggaggagaatggaGGAAAACAGAATCTCTGGAGCAGTCAAGGCTAGGTAGAACTTCCTGAGATCACTGCCTGGAATAGCAGCTGACCTGGAGGAGAGGGAGCACAGTATACAGCTGTCAAGTAGCAAGGGCCTGCATGTAACCACCCTGCTATCCTAGAGAACACACTGGCCAGAGCAGTTTTGGAATCGGACAATGTCCTTAACATTTGCACCAGGGTTCAGCAGTCCTGACAAAGATGTTCACAGCCTCCTGTTCCACTGAACGGAACCCCTCACAAGAACATCCGTCTCTTAAGAAAAGTACAgttccagccgggcggtggtggcgcacgcctttaatcctagcacttgggaggcagaggcaggcggatttctgcgttcgaggccatcctggtctacagagtgagttccaggacagccaggactacacagagaaaccctgtctcgaaaaaaaacaaacaaacaaacaaacaaacaaaccaaaaaaaaaaaaaaagaagttaaaaaaaagaaagaaaagcacagttCCACAGTGACCTTGGGTTTTCTTTCTCTAGTCTCTGCAGCTGACTCTGTACCACCCCATCCTCTCCCAAAACCTTCCAGAAAGAAGCCAGCATTGCTGTGCTCTTGAACCCCACCAGCTCCTTCCTTGAACAGGGTTCTAAGGGTGGAAGAGACAATAAAAAAGAAGCCCACTGATTGTTTAGTATTCAGGGCCTTATTGCAAAATTTACAATTCCTGGGTGGAGAGAAATACTTCTTTTTCACGTTGTTCATGGGCTTCCTGTTCACAATCTCCCTAAGATTACTAAGGAATCTTAGCCATTGGCCTTGGGACTTGCCACCCTGGATGTTTTCTGGTACCTGGAGAGTTCCGGTTGACTCTGTCCTTGTCCACAGAGGTGGCAGGCAGGTTCCTGGTGTCAGAGACCTCCAGTCACCTGCTAGTGTTCGGCATGGAGCAGCGGCTGCCGCCTAACAGCGAACTGGTGCAGGCCGTGCTGCGGCTGTTCCAGGAgcctgtacccagaacagctctCCGGAGGCAAAAGAGGTTGTCCCCACACAGTGCCCGGGCTCGGGTCACCATTGAATGGCTGCGCTTCCGTGAGGACGGCTCCAACCGCACTGCCCTTATCGACTCTAGGTATAggccctctccctccccctacctctatgtgtgtgcgtgtgtgtgcgcgcgcctgtGTGTGTTGGGAGACTTGGGAAGTGCGAGGCTCGGCCCTGCAGGGGGAGGGCAGCAGCAGATGATAGCGGTGGAGacgtgtggcgtgtgtgtgtgtgtgttgggagagtTGGGAAGTGCGGGGCTCGGGCCTGCAGGGGGAGGGCAGCAGCAGATGATAGAGgtggagacaagacagaacaGATTCCTCCAGGGCCTCCCCAACAGCCTGCCAGTCCCCTAGCCTGATGCGCGCTGCTGTGTCTCAGGCTCGTGTCCATCCACGAGAGCGGCTGGAAGGCCTTCGACGTGACCGAGGCGGTGAACTTCTGGCAGCAACTGAGCCGGCCGAGGCAGCCGCTGCTGCTCCAGGTGTCGGTGCAGAGGGAGCATCTGGGACCGGGGACCTGGAGTGCACACAAGTTGGTTCGTTTCGCGGCGCAGGGGACGCCAGATGGCAAGGGACAGGGAGAACCACAGCTGGAGCTGCACACGCTGGACCTCAAGGACTACGGGTAGGCACTGTGGGTTAAGTTGATAAGCGAAATCGAGAGACAAATGGGGAATTTGACCTATCTGTGAAATGACAAAATTTCAGAATGTGAGAATATTTAGAAAAAGGCTTCCCTCTGACTGTTAGGAAGCGCCCAGTaaatagtatttaatttttagttcttAGCTATCCATCCCCACATAAATATCCAATATTCggttgtttcctttgctgtgacaCTGGGGTTGAAATGTAGGCCAGAAAAAACTCCTAATAAGCTACACACCCAACCCAGTTCTTCAATATCCGCAGAGATAGCTTGATCCTAAGtctctcccagatgctgggatctTAGCCAAGTCTGTGCTGACTTCTGACTTCCCACCCAATAGAGCTCAAGGCAATTGTGACCCCGAAGCACCAGTGACTGAAGGCACCAGATGCTGTCGCCAGGAGATGTACCTGGACTTGCAGGGGATGAAGTGGGCTGAGAACTGGATCCTAGAACCGCCAGGGTTCCTGACTTATGAATGTGTGGGCAGCTGCCTGCAGCTACCGGAGTCTCTGACCAGCAGGTGGCCATTTCTGGGGCCTCGGCAGTGTGTTGCCTCAGAGATGACCTCCTTGCCCATGATTGTCAGCatgaaggagggaggcaggaccAGTCCTCAAGTGGTCAGCCTGCCCAACATGCGGGTGCAGACGTGTAGCTGTGCCTCCGATGGGGCGCTCATACCCAGAAGGCTGGAGCCGTAGGCACAGGGTGTGGCCTCCCCAAGGATGCGACTTTCATGCTCCTCTGAAGTGCTCATTAAACCGGGGGAGATGGGGGTTCTAAACTCCC encodes:
- the LOC117721920 gene encoding left-right determination factor 1, coding for MLFPWAFWVLSLVSPVDALTGEQVLGSLLQQLQLDQPPVLDKADVEGMVIPSHVRAQYVALLQHSHASRSRGKRFSQNFQEVAGRFLVSETSSHLLVFGMEQRLPPNSELVQAVLRLFQEPVPRTALRRQKRLSPHSARARVTIEWLRFREDGSNRTALIDSRLVSIHESGWKAFDVTEAVNFWQQLSRPRQPLLLQVSVQREHLGPGTWSAHKLVRFAAQGTPDGKGQGEPQLELHTLDLKDYGAQGNCDPEAPVTEGTRCCRQEMYLDLQGMKWAENWILEPPGFLTYECVGSCLQLPESLTSRWPFLGPRQCVASEMTSLPMIVSMKEGGRTSPQVVSLPNMRVQTCSCASDGALIPRRLEP